From the Amia ocellicauda isolate fAmiCal2 chromosome 12, fAmiCal2.hap1, whole genome shotgun sequence genome, the window TGGCACAGAGTCGATATGGTGCTACCATACTTCTGCAGCCAAAGTGAGGTGAAACATGGTGCAGGTCACTGTCTAAACGTCACTGCTCTCTGTCTAATAAAATGTCAGGCTAGAGACCTTGGTTAATGTCTCCACGGACATGTTCTTCTGCCTTGTCTGAGGAGGGATAATTACATTTCTCTTCACATTACATTGTGAGAGGGAAATTGAATTTGTGCTGTAAACAGCGCTGTCTAGCAACTACACTGATGGAGTAAAACAGGGCAACGTTGCCTCGTTAATAGACATGAAAACACAGAATGGCCGGGCCCACATGATTGTGATGTTTTAAGcatcgctgtgtgtgtgtgtgtgtgtgtgtgtgtgtgtctgtgtgtgtgtgtgcaggaagAATGCACTTCTCAGGAGCTGATCTTTGCAATGAGCAGAAACCGTTATAATGGGACACCTTTCACTCACGCTCATTTCGTTTCAACGGACTCGattgcaaaacaataaaagcaatTCCTGTGTAGGTTTCTAGCAAAAGCAGATTCTGTTCTGTACTTCCTTGGCATTTATTAGATCGGCGCAGGCTGTGCTCTGAGATTAGTGTCCTAGCAACTGCAGTTTCCCGTGCTAAGGCTGGCCTTTCAAACGGGACAACGAGGCGATCTATTAACTGATATGAAGCCCACATCTGCGGAGAAAGGCGTCTCAGCCCTAATCTTTTTTCCTGTGCTTTCCTGGAGGACGGCACACGACCACTTTAAAGACAATAAACACCAGGAGTACAGGCGGCTGTCCACCTGTGGGGTCAAATACCCAAACGGTCAATATTAGACCCTCAATCGTCCCCCTCTGGCTGTGGGGTGTCACTgtgtaaacaataataaattgaGAGAAGAATGACTTTAAAACACAGCCCCTGGCCACAAACACAACCTGTTTTTGCAGACACTGATCTCTGTCTGAGGTTTTAATTAACGTTTATAATTGTAGACTTGTCTAACAGAATATTTTTATCCTCTCTGAGCTGACAATGGGAAGCCGGTCACGACTGACACCAGAGGAGCCGGGCCCTAAAACAAGCATCTGACCCAGAGGCAGAGCGATGCCTAAACACTCCTGACAGCTCGGCCGGTGAACGCGCAGAATGACTGAGGAAAACAAGAAGGGTTTGACTGAAATACCTCCCTCCCTCTGAAAAGCCTGACTTGAATCCACACTATGAGTAATTCTCAGCATTAGAAACTGTCAACAAGACTGTttgagtttgtatttattttacatcgcACTGGAATTGTTATTTCCATGATCACAGGGAAGATAACACTCTGAGATGAAAATTGAAGGGATCCTGTAAAAGATAAGACTTTTTATCTCCCCTCTTTAAAGCAAGAAGTCCCATCGCACATAATCATCTTAATAATCGTCATTAAACTGCAATCCAGACGTCTTTACTGCAGTGGAATCGTCCAcaatcacacaacacagccaaaCTGTGGTGGAGGCATGTGGAAACAGGAAACATCGAACAGGAATAAGGAGGGTAttgaacacagacacacacacacacccacacacacagacttgcACGGTCTTATATGGAAATGAGTGGCCAATTTTCAGCAGCAACCAAAACCTGGAGTTGAGCATTGCTGGGATGCTGATAACGAATATTTATTCACCAAAGTGCTTTTGGAGAGATCGCTCACTGACACCTCACTGCAGTGACTGCAGAAAAAACACTGACCTAAATATGTCAGCTCTGAGAATCCACCTCAAACAATGACAGCACCTGGAACACAGACCAGCGGAAATGACAGAACAGAATGctattataaatgtgtatatagagGTAGAAATGCACATGACGATGGCTTTGGCACCGCTGTGATGatagtcatgccaataaagcacctttgaatttgaATCTCAGAGCGTGCTTTGGCTTCTGCTGTCATTTTACACGGGTTTAAGTCCTTCCCCAGGCATCTCCCTCTAGACTGTCCTGAGCACTCTGGCTCGGTTGCCCTGCCCCCTGTCCTGGCATGCGTCTCATTCAGAAAAGTGCTGCAGTCCTCCTCCGTCCTCAGTCCCTTCAGCCACACCACAGGGCTGTGGATATGCCTCCCAGGCATGATACAGCTCAGAGGACCCTCTATAACTCACGCACTAcgatttctctttctttctctcgaGACCTTAGATTCCCCCCCAGCCAGGCAGCTGATGTCTGTCACAGAACACACCTCACAGGACTGAAAGGACCGTAAATATTATCCTCAGGAGCTGACATGTTCTTCCAATCCTGCTGTCAAACACCCTCTGTGGTAAACACTGAGATTACAAAGGCTGTGTGAATGAAACAGCGATGGTCCTGGCACGGATCGCACTGCATAAAGGTACTGACCCGTGTGCCAAGTTAACACCTGAAAACACCAGGAAAGTGCAAAGAAGTGGTGAAATGTCACATGAAACTCTGCTCTTAACTTACTAAGAGTGAATGATTGCTTTATTTTGTTGTGATTTTGAGTCATTGGGTGCTTGTTTGTCATCATTTCTACCAGTTTGTGTTAGTTCTCAGGTGTCAGGACTGTGAAACTTACCCTACATGACACATTACTTATTaaagtgtaagtgtgtgtgtgtccccgtTTTTCTTGGCCGGTGTGtggtgagtgtgtttgtgtgtcgaTGTGTGTATGttggtatttgtgtgtgtgggcgaGTGCTTCTATATGTCCTGTAAAGAGTGATGTGGTGTCATGGAGACATTccactgcaaaataaataaatagtcatgCGTTAAGATAATTTCGAGAGCAGAGTAATTTTACCAGGCTGCGAGTAATGAAAGTGCTGATCGCTGGCTGTGAACCTTTACTGACTGAACAAAGCAAAGGTGAACCTGACATGGTTCCCAGCCTCCGCGCATTCCTGCACAGAACATTAGCAAATTATTTTTGGAAGACAGATTTTGAGCTCAAGCCCTTTCTTGGCCAACCACCTCCAGCAGACGGCAAAATCACACGGCTCCCTTTTCCTTTAAATCAGGAGGCATGGTGGATGTACACGAGCTCACACTCAGAAATATCTAGTGACAGAAGGCGTGAAtgtcataaataaatcaaaaagcaACTCATGAATCCGCGGATCTCATAAACAAAAGTCCCCAAAGTGCCGATGCCATATGGAGGTAGTTAATGACGCACAGGGAGTCTGTTATGATAGGAGACAGAAGTAGCTTTGCAGGAGAACATTAATATGCCAAACAAGGGAATGGCTCAGTGCCTAATTTCCACATTCATTATataaaaatcaaataataatgttaataatccCGTTTAATCACCTGCAATTCTGAACAAGGCCAGGAGAGCATCTGAAACATAATTCCTAACACATGATTCCTCTGGTCCACAGTCCTCCACAGTAGAGGAGTTGACCTGTGTGAAGAGGAGGGCTGTCGATGGACACTCTTGCATCTGAGTCCAGCGCTGGTGCTCATTTTTCAGAGATTCGTAGACCCCTCCTGTGATGTCAACTTTGGACACCAAAAACAACGAAAGAGTAACTTCTAACTCTCTCTGAAGGGACCCTGGAAGACTGAACAGACGTGCCGTGGTCTAGTCCTCTGTCGGACTCCATTCCcactttctttccttctcttgACCGAATGTGTGCTTGCCACAGCAACACGAGTCCTGGTGACTTTCCCCAATTTTGAGCCTATATTGAAAAACGTGAGGCTTTGTTTACTTTGAGGCTATGGACTTCCTCTTGCTAGGGATTAATCCACCAGATACCCATGCAAATATTaattttctgtattgttttttgcattttggACGTGCTGTGATAAGAATGAGTGTTGTCAGATACGTCCTCCCGAGCAAGGAAGCACTGACTCACCCGCTGTTATTGTCCTGACGAGATGAATGACACATTTGAATGAAAATACATGTATCTGTCCCTTACCCCAGTAAAGTTGCACTGTAATCTGTCACTTTGCCAATGCTCGTACTTTGCTTTACTTTCCCATGGTTTGTATCAATGATTAGTATACTTTGTACTTTGACATGCTTTCCCTTTGCTtttctacactttactgtggttTTACTGTAGTTTACTATGGGAAACTTTAAGAAGGGTATTTGTGCctaatgtaataaatacatcaacTCTGCCTTTCGGAacaacagaagttaaaagtatttATAGCAAAGCTCGACAGTGTGatgttttcatacatttcaactggatttcttctctttttttaacctttttttcaCATTAGTACATTTTTGGATTGGAAGACCTCCAGAGAGAGCATCTGGTGAGAAATGGTAACCAGTCCAACAGTAACCAGTCCttcaacataagaacataagagcacaagaaagtgtccaatcaagaggaggccattcggcccatcgtgctcgtttggtgtccattaataactaagtgatccaaggatcctatccagtctgtttttgaatgttcccaaattgtctcttcagccacatcacaaTGATACATTGTTGATACATACAAccagtaaataaatatttataaatatgttataaattgtgttgttattattgttgttgttaattataattagtagtagtTGCCGTAGGCATTTCTTATAGACAGTGAAAGTTAGAAGCACAATTAATAGTACTAAAATGGTTGGGTTGTCATTCATACCTATATAACAGACatcattatgatgatgatgatgatgatgatgatgatgatgatgatgatgattagtaTTACTGTTCTGCTGATATGATTAATAACTTCAAAGTAAACGTCTGTCTGGGATGGAGACGCCAGTAACTTTCACCACGCAGCaaacaatcacacttttttatattagataataataataataataataataataataataataataataataataataataaataaataaaaatacttgttTTACTTTTGCTTATCTATAAACATGAGTTCTTCACTTGCTTAGCTATTACGCGTGTGATTGCCtaggtgctctctctctctctctctctctctctctctctctctctctctctctctcaatactTTTCACTCCGCTGCTCCGTGCTGCATATTTCATCTCACACAAAGCTCAGCCCCTGTGTTTATCCATTGGTCCGTCGAGTAGCTGCTATGCTTGGCCATTGGCTGAGGTTGATCGCTATGTTTtattgcatgtatgtgtgtgtgttgtgtgtgtgtgtgcgcgctccCGGGCCATCACTTGCCCCTGTAACTTCAGTGTGTCTGGATAGCGCATCTGGAGCAGTGGTGCGCAGCAGGACTGTGCGACAACATCTGTCCATGGACAGTGGCATCTCTGTGTGGTGGCACATCCCTGGACATGCGTCAATTAGGGAATGCGGCTGGGGACACACCGGGGACCACGCTGGCAGCCGGATAATAAAGAGATTGTCTTGTCTTTGTGTGCTTTAcgcaaaaacattcaaataaaatacggcacacacacacacacacgtgtcatCAGCATGTTTTGCGCAAAATTGAAAGAGCTCAAGATCACCGGAGAGTGTCCATTCTCCAAACTGGTGCAGGGCACGGATCCGGGGGATGTGCAGGAGGGTAGCAGCGACCCCCAGGCAGAGGTCCCCGCGGAGCCCATCTCCAGAGCGGTGTCCGCGACCCAGCCGCAGCGCAAAACCAGCAGGAGCAAAGTGAACCTGCAGACGCTGGGGCAGAGCATCGGGAAACTAATCTGCCCGGAGGTAAATATCATCAGCAGGGCGACAGTCCTGGAGCAGCCTTCCGGCAGCACCCTCTTATCACCATCATTATTATTGACTAAACAGTTGTATTATCCTCAATGACCGTCTCTCGTGGTTTCAAATGTAAAGGTAGGCATGATTggaagttgttgttgtttctgtgtGCCTGTCAGCACGTTACGTTGTAGGATTTTAACAGTGCCAGTGCAGGACCAGTGCGTACCGGTCACCTGAGTGCCGGACCCCGGGGCAGGCTGGCCGCTGTGATGTGTCCAGTGCACCGTGACTGTCGCCTGTATGAGAGCTGGCAGGAGGATTACAATGTTGCTTATTTCTTAGGTTTGCATACGTGCGGTTCGACGGTGCATTTACCTTGCGTGTGCATATCTGTGTGCATTTAAGCGGGAAAGATAgaaatagatagataaatatatagatatatacatagatagatagatagatagatagatagatagatagatagatagatagatagatagacacaaGTATTTATTCCCCTGACACTCAAATACGTTTGAAGTATGCCTTTCCAAAGTGGATATTGATTCAATTCTCAGAGAAATAATTATATAACTAATTGAATAATTTGACTATTTTCAGTACCCGAGGCTGTACGCTGCATTTCAAGGAATGATTAAACAGCACAAATTAGACATGATGTGGTAAGATGCGTGTGTTTGCCTTCATATTCGTATGATACAATTGTacgtatacatttttttattttgatacattttgacaGACCATTTTGATGATTGAAATGTATCACcaaatatttacacaaacaCTAATTCAGAAAAATAAGTACAGAACATAGCCCTCCATTGAAACAAATTAATGAGACAAGTATTATTTTCACTGATAATTGCCTATGATTAAGTCACTACACGACGTTTTAATTTGGATGGATTATTGTACAAAGCAGGCATATGTATTAGAAAATGAGAAGTATTTTTCATATCAGAAAACACTTTAATTTGACAGCAGCAAATTATTCCAAAGACATGATTTCTAATTGTAAACATAACAACACAGTCATGTTTTTGTTCATTAAAAGCTTAagtaaatgtctttatttataaacattatagaCATTATCATTATTCTTCTATTATAGTGACTTGTTTTGCTTCCTCTGCAGTCCTGCCGCACTTTATTCAGACGTTTGTCAAGAAGTATTCAAGCACTTTGGGAACACAGATGTCTTAATCGAGACAATAGGGACTTACTCGATTAAATCAGGTAACTTGCCACAGGACTGAACTGATTGTACTTCCTCATTGTGCCTGTTTGCCAACTTTATTCAGAAATCTctggctgtctctctctctctctctctctctctctctctctctctctctatgtatatattcttattttctatttatatttgtattttttacacatttacagGTATCCCGATGGATACCGTCAAGGTCTCACTGGGTGTCGAGCTGTTCAAAATGTGCTACGAGGAAGACAAACACATTCTacgtgtggtggggggggcgcTTCACAACTTTCTGAACAGCTTTAATGTCTTGCTCAAGCATAGTACTGTGCCAGGCACCGGGGAAACTGCCACAGCTGCGAGAGACGCCTCCGTCCTTTGCCTGGACAAGGACCCAGGTCTTCTGACCGTCTACTACTTCCACCCCAGCAAAACCACGGACTTGTTCTTCCCGGGGATAATCAAAGCCGCGGCCAGCGTGCTCTACCAGACCGAGGTGGACATCGTCTCAGAGCCGTCCTGCTACAGAGACCGGGACCCTGAGCTGCACCACCAGCCCTACCTGCTGTACACCGTCCTGGTGAGGAACGCGAAGAGCGCGTCCCCCAGCCCGCTCCGGACACACTGCTCCGTGGACGTTCCTCTCTCACTTTTCCGCCAGACGTTCCCGTTCCACATCCTGCTAGACCGGGACATGGGTCTGCTGCAGATCGGGGACGGTCTGAGGCGGCGGCTGAGCAGGAAGGAGGTCCAGCGGAAGCCCGCGTTCCAGGAGCACTTCTCCATCGTGTCCCCGCTGACCAGCAGCACCTTCCAGGGGGTGTTGAGCATGCTGAACACGCAGTTCATAGTGAGGATCCGGAGGGGAGCCAGGGCTGCTGACAACTCCCCTGAGGTAAATACGCTCTTTAgggtacataagaacataagaaagtgtccaatcgagaggaggccattcgacccatcgtgctcgtttggtgtccattaataact encodes:
- the gucy1a1 gene encoding guanylate cyclase soluble subunit alpha-1, encoding MRLGTHRGPRWQPDNKEIVLSLCALRKNIQIKYGTHTHTRVISMFCAKLKELKITGECPFSKLVQGTDPGDVQEGSSDPQAEVPAEPISRAVSATQPQRKTSRSKVNLQTLGQSIGKLICPEYPRLYAAFQGMIKQHKLDMMCPAALYSDVCQEVFKHFGNTDVLIETIGTYSIKSGIPMDTVKVSLGVELFKMCYEEDKHILRVVGGALHNFLNSFNVLLKHSTVPGTGETATAARDASVLCLDKDPGLLTVYYFHPSKTTDLFFPGIIKAAASVLYQTEVDIVSEPSCYRDRDPELHHQPYLLYTVLVRNAKSASPSPLRTHCSVDVPLSLFRQTFPFHILLDRDMGLLQIGDGLRRRLSRKEVQRKPAFQEHFSIVSPLTSSTFQGVLSMLNTQFIVRIRRGARAADNSPELMDLKGQMIFVSEADALLFLGSPCVDRLEELTGRGLYLSDIPIHNALRDVVLVGEQAKAQDGLKKRLGKAKAALECAHRALEEEKKRTVDLLFTIFPGRVAQQLWQGQPVQAKKFENVTVLFSDIVGFTAVCSSCSPMQVVTMLNELYTRFDRCCGELDVYKVETIGDAYCVVGGLHKESQTHAAQIALMALQMMALSEEVTTPDGEPIKMRIGLHSGSVLAGVVGVKMPRYCLFGNNVTLANKFESCSLPGQINVSPTTHRLLKDHPGFTFIPRRRLDLPPNFPPDIPGTCYFLEASSDCNARASDSESEAQRHGSTNFMVEEV